Proteins encoded within one genomic window of Trichoderma asperellum chromosome 2, complete sequence:
- a CDS encoding uncharacterized protein (TransMembrane:5 (o34-56i68-90o121-147i154-173o193-212i)) — MNSTVEQVMADLPLHPFSPFAIELPTYVPNTLSALPLVSIFAAGCVVIFGITYGFIQRMRPSMSTGEVSIALWFALCGCIHLFFEGYFSYNAFDMASKTDIFGQLWKEYALSDSRYMTQDAFTVCMETVTAVFWGPMSFFCVYFIIVDHPLRHPFQLIISLGQLYGDILYYAICTFQEIVNDIVYCRPERFYFWAYYFLCNFFWIVIPLLLIKQSVSETAKAFAKVKATSAVKKAQ, encoded by the exons atgaacAGCACGGTCGAGCAAGTCATGGCGGATCTGCCACTGCACCCATTTTCCCCTTTTGCCATTGAGCTGCCAACCTATGTCCCCAACACTCTTTCGGCGCTGCCTCTCGTGTCCATCTTTGCAGCAGGATGTGTGGTTATTTTCGGAATCACGTATGGCTTCATTCAGCGGATGAGGCCCTCGATGAGCACCGGCGAGGTTTCCATCGCGCTCTGGTTTGCGCTCTGCGGCTGCATCCATCTGTTTTTTGAAG GTTACTTTTCCTACAATGCATTCGACATGGCCAGCAAGACAGACATCTTTGGCCAGCTCTGGAAGGAATATGCCCTGTCTGATTCTCGCTACATGACCCAGGACGCCTTCACTGTTTGCATGGAAACCGTCACTGCTGTTTTCTGGGGCCCAATGTCCTTCTTTTGTGTCTACTTCATCATTGTTGACCACCCGCTGCGACACCCGTTCcagctcatcatcagcttGGGCCAGCTGTACGGTGACATCTTGTACTACGCCATCTGCACGTTCCAGGAGATTGTAAACGACATTGTGTACTGCCGACCGGAGCGATTTTACTTCTGGGCTTACTACTTCCTCTGCAACTTCTTCTGGATTGTTATTCCTCTGCTGCTCATCAAGCAGAGCGTCAGCGAGACCGCAAAGGCATTCGCCAAGGTCAAGGCGACGTCTGCTGTTAAGAAGGCTCAATaa
- a CDS encoding uncharacterized protein (EggNog:ENOG41), with protein sequence MFEYTDYHKVFPAGAQVPYDRKRIHEIEARRKDLGGQLFMDRVLKALGISKNKIYPPKNDNGVKQLHQQICESNMSMHHKLSLLYYVLLDFDIVDGQASLSETFASASGMPQKYEIFMKGLWYMDCLAFSTALEYVAHPSLVPDFADDIVITLVQHAPDGDYDLALSYFHTVQPVLKSCKALELIFGAMAQTNVTEALLYSRTYPEYTRQLLFRQLIAEVLGNKSGQADELAFLPFDSVEEVWFEEYLSTGEGRNLKKAKDTLLVRKIASDRFGEIRTQRTSSQWGPVLEGIKLGIEGQFE encoded by the exons ATGTTTGAATACACCGATTACCACAAAGTTTTCCCCGCGGGGGCCCAGGTACCCTACGATCGCAAGCGCATCCACGAGATCGAGGCGCGCCGGAAAGATTTAGGCGGGCAGCTCTTCATGGATCGTGTTTTGAAAGCACTGGGAATCAGCAAAA ACAAGATCTACCCTCCAAAGAACGACAATGGCGTGAAACAACTTCACCAACAAATTTGCGAGAGCAACATGTCGATGCACCACAAGTTATCGTTGCTATACTATGTGCTCTTGGACTTTGATATAGTTGACGGCCAGGCGTCTCTTTCTGAAACATTTGCTTCTGCTTCGGGAATGCCTCAGAAGTACGAGATCTTTATGAAAGGCTTGTGGTATATGGACTGCCTAGCTTTTTCG ACCGCTCTGGAATATGTCGCCCACCCATCATTAGTACCAGACTTTGCGGATGATATCGTCATCACTCTTGTGCAGCATGCTCCGGATGGCGACTATGATCTTGCGCTGTCTTACTTCCATACTGTTCAACCAGTTTTAAAGTCTTGCAAGGCTTTGGAGCTCATCTTTGGCGCCATGGCTCAAACCAATGTGACTGAGGCGCTCCTATATTCCCGCACATACCCAGAGTATACCCGCCAGCTCCTCTTTCGGCAGCTGATCGCGGAGGTTCTCGGTAACAAGTCGGGGCAGGCAGACGAATTGGCATTCTTGCCGTTTGACTCTGTAGAAGAGGTGTGGTTTGAAGAGTATCTTTCTACTGGCGAAGGAAGAAAtcttaaaaaagcaaaggataCTCTCCTTGTCCGCAAAATTGCCAGCGACCGATTTGGAGAGATTCGAACTCAAAGGACGAGCAGCCAGTGGGGACCTGTGTTGGAAGGTATTAAGCTGGGCATTGAGGGTCAATTCGAATAA